The genomic stretch AGATCGGGCCAATTCGGGTTAGGATTGTTCGGGTTTCTAAGAATTCAGGCCAGGCCGGGTTATTCTCGTGTGGGTTGTTTTCAAATTATTTGGGAGTAATTGTCAATTTGAGATAATAAACATTCCGGTTTAGGGTTTCAAGTCAGCTTGGGGCCCTCAATTCAGGATCGGGTTGGGTTATTCGGGCCAGGTCATCCGGGCCGGGTCTGTTTTGTCAGGTTTAGTTAGATTTGACATGGTTATACAATGCTATTGTATTTCTAAATGTATAATCCATTTTTCCGTTTGGACGGATATAGTTTTAGAAACTTGTATTCGCTATGGATTGTGGAGCGGGTATGGGTATGAGTCCACCACACCCCTCCCCGTCCCGTTCCGTCGCAATAACCTTCCTACATCTGTGCCTGGAGTTGTCTACGAAGTTAGGCTTTCTAGTTTTGTCAGCAAGTATGAACCAAATGACAGCTAGTTGCATGAACCGTGGGTCCTGTTTATGCTCTTATAATCACAATTTGCTGGAAATTAGTGTTCAATAATTAGGATTAGAGCTTCAAACCAAGAAGATATATCATTATAACCTAATCCGCGTTGACATTATGTCCAGCTCTGTGTTAATCATTCAAAGAAGAGTGTAAGCCAAATTTGAGATCCTTATGTCATCATTCAAAGAAGATATATATGTGACACATATATATCTTCAAAATAAAGAGTCGAATTAACATAGGTTTGTACCTCAGCGGCGGCCAAATAGCCAAATTGGTAAATAAAGTGGATGGTTCTTATCGATTGGTAAAAAAACTCACATTcgccaaattggtaaaaaaagttgaCACTTGctaccaaattggtaaaaaaagttgggacttataccaaattggtaaaaaaatcCTTATGTGCCATATGAATAAAAAGTTCGGGTAAGCAACGTTCAGgcctaaaatgaaaaaaaaaaaaaatgtacggCTCTAATTTCTTAGAAGAAgtgatattgtataatttacCGAATTAACTAAAAATTAATGTTATAAAATATTCTCCCTCATCTCACTCATTTGTTTACCAAATCATTGGGACCGAGCCACGAAAGAACCGTTAACCCaccctgttagggacccgttgaccgccgttgactgaccttagacacatatCTGGACCTTTGGAAGCCTTACGAGTTCAATCTTGTGACATAGTAACCCTCGGAGTTTGGAAAGCTCGATCTagcgggggctactcgatcgagcagctcagtgactcgatcgagtagaggccactcgatcgactaagtcccataatcgatcgagtaactggagttcagcggtaaaatataaatcgtggaatcgtgaaaccaaaatcatttttatttcatttctcctaaacctaactgCCGTCACATCTCTCTCCTTCACCCATATTCATCCTTTTGGAGCCTTTGTGAGTccagacaccatggggatgggaagcattagtcgggtagcggtcttgttgCCGGaacgctatgtataggtatgtcatcatcatcatcgtcttccatAGTTTCAGTTatggttgtggtagtagtaatagagttgtcatactgtttgtaataggtagttatggtggttgcttgtcgtctTATGGTCGTTTGCGGTGTTGATgcggattgctaaaggtaggttttcctactcagtactgttggttgtttagtatGTCGGTTGTATTGTTTAATTGGTTTGGTGTGGTTGTTGGTAGTGTGGATTGGCTGTAGTAGGTTGTGTTGATCgattgtctctggttcgcgaggtgcgtcctcggctgagtggaatcacttgcgggagtggctttacgcccttgattcgccctttgtggaacccgccacaaaagggggtgtgcacattaaggaacttgggttttcgctcggtattgatgagcgaggcttaggtgggaacggctgcggtccccccactacaacaaataaggtaattggcgaccatataaggcgactgagaacagtcgccattaagaataaagcgactaagacccgtcgcccgcacttcgtagctGGGTTTGGTCGCTTTTGGCGACAGCGTTAAATCGCCAATTTTTGGCGATCGAATTTTTTAAAGCGGGCGACCGAAAttcgtcgccaaaattggcgactgtCATTAGTCGCTAAAAAGGCGACTGCTATTAGTCGCTTTACTAAAATCCACGTCATCTCCATATTTTTCAAAAAGGCGACGGATgatggtcgccattttggcgacagatgttggtcgccattttggcgacaaaTTGTGGTCGCCAAAACTACTGTTTTCCGTCGCCAATGCCCATAAAATAAATTCATGATCAGAGACTTAGCGACGGTTTCCCGTCGCCAAATGCCCAGTGTCCGTCGCCAAATTTACATGTTTTTTAGCCtaaaaatcgtttttgacctagccaaatacgtaaaaacctgcaaataaaccaacatttccagcagagaacacatggaagccaacacaaccaaacttgataaagaaaatcatgttccatacacacaactacgagttctacgagttttggtcatctaacattatccgggaataacatgttttctaaaaaactacataacagggaaacttgctcccgctccactaccacctccatgattaggatctctaggatcctttgGTTGCGGGCGCCACCCAGTGTTGCAATTGGCGAAGAAGGAGTTCATCCGGTCCATTTCATCCTTCATCCTCTCGAATTTCAAAGatctctctcggcatcccgcctctccctctcggcatcccgcctctcccggcggctaattgagcttggagcacactcacgacacttggggtataaggttgttgttgggaggaaattgaccctcttcttcttgtaggagggtagaaaatctcctttgccgacccggctccatacacatctcctctttggaacccctcaacaagatcaaaccatagctcattgtcatcaatttccgggttgttcttcctacggacaaggaattgttcctaaaaaattgataaaacattaatggttagaggttacttatctaaaaattgataaaacatatactttaaaaagctaagaaatttttattttttgacacttacatataattgttgatctttttccttcgcgaagatcaacttgcccttgcttgtcttctttgcgtgagtgtcaacaaagagatcaacaatcgtgggtaccttacccttattcttcttggtcttccggaaaaaaacaaggaaattgttactcaaacatgataattaatgagactaattaaattagaagactattaaattaaaagctaagacaaataacttacatctaacaccacacgatcatgaaaagattgagaccctccataatgagtaggctcaacttccgcgtccttatctcctcctttcctgttgatcttgttccgggccgatgcttccttgaactcaggactgttccggtacttggtatattcctcatatgacgaacctgtaatcaataaaataacaattattaattaatatattttcaaaatatgtaattaattttaactaattacgggtattaaaagaaactaaatacctttcatgaaagatggcgccttcttcctcttagacaccttatacatgttgtcccttagcctcttcttgccaatgtcattatacctttgccaaactaggcgctcaaggtcggttggccaatagaacacacgctacaaaaagtaaacacatggatgagaaacaaattaataataaggtaattagaataaataaattatatttaataatatatattttataaatagatacccggaagttgttgaaccacatctccttatcttcatcactagcgttactccaacaagtaacgccgtgtgtcatgttctcttgggtgctattagtcacaccacgaacaactgtttgacttctaaacctgaaatcaaacatgttaaaaacataattatataggaaaacaaaaataatgtataattaacatatgtctaaaaaaagtcatttattactaaataaaaaaattacaaactagaatgaataaaaaattaccaaAGACCATTCGGATCAAGGATCATCCTGCCGTCAGTCGATCGGGGTAtagcaacctcctcctcctcctcactcacctcctcctcctcctcctctttccACTCTTTTTATTACCCTTcttccccttcaaaacaatatttccttcacttgtctcatatctatccctttgacatttcttacatttgtcaagcaaagcatcatctttccaaaaaagcatacatcctttaggacatgcatcaatcttttcatgtggaagttgaagacctttgaccactttcttggtattatagaaatttcgggtcataacattattatcgggtataacatcctcaaccaacgtagcaatactatcaacggctttaaatggcatattatactcacattttaaagaaactatcctggatgcaacttgtaacaatgtcattctactcccctcatataaggttttttcggaagcacttagcatgtcaaaaaaggcttttgctcttgggtttggttgttcttcatcaatcattggtacacggtcgtcattaatgaaatcattagactgaaaggcatcaagtaccatttctctatatgggttctcattttgttggatttgaggctcttcgggataatatttttctccatgggagatccaattgtagtagtttggaaaaaaaccatttgtaacaagatgctcttctacttcaatgtcaaataaatattttaagtttttacatttagtacaaggacacctaagtttatgttgttccaaatcatatgaatcttgacatctagcaaattcaataaatccacgaactccctttacaaatctagcgataggacgtttcttcttatctactctttcttcgaCATCCATCCGCTCGTtcagatctcttcattttaatctataagcaatatatagcaaactaaccattttaaataataatatttaatttcaacaaaaaaagcaatggttatctcatcctccattttatgctaatttcaagatttcaattgggtccttatcactccaacctaaacccatcaatgtacgtttcaagtcactagcaaacacacatttgtgaattattaatgagaaaaaaattcggcaattccccttagttctccaaatacacaatgtggaaaagatacatattccacatatgtattcagagaacattggagaaatttgcaaccaaattcttttctcattaataaaatcacaactatgtgtttactacctaagtgacttgaacgtACAAAGAcgagtcccaaaatggggactattcaagaattgctcctaatgagtaattcttgaaggggtactaggtcattattaaacaagttgtcaaaattataaggcaaatttatacaattccctaatcaaatgacattactaatttaacaaatttatacatcatgctcattctattcaagaaaaatgctaattaattaacaaaaatgctaattaaatcattctaacttaattaatttggttaattatacaagttgtcaaaaatgctaatttctaaccctaactcaaattaattaacaaaaatgctaattaaatcattctaacttaatttggttaattaaggcaaatttatacaatcctaacattatactaccttcataaaactatactaccttcaacaatactacttcaatattactaaaactaagcatcactaatcaaatcacattactaatttaacaaaaaccccaatttctaccttcataaaactatactaccttatacaatcccctaatcaaatcacattactaatttaacaaaaaccccaatttctaaccctaactcaaattaattaacaaaaatgctaattaaattacaactacatacaataataagcatcactaatgtataaattacaactagatactaaataaacatcacaacttaaacaaaatatgaaggattgaagtaattaaatcgatttgagtcgaaaacaaacctttattatAAACAAAGGGTCGGTAGGGATGTAGTGTGCGGATGGCGGCGGCGAGTGGTGGCGTCCGGTGGTTGTAGTTGGTGGTGGCGTCGGATCGTCGGACAAACTggggcgttttttttttttttttaagttgattGAAGTGAATGAAGGGGACGGGGTGAAGAAAttggcgaaaaaaaaaaaataaacgagAGGGTTGGCGACCGTtttggtcgccaaattggcgacgggttttggtcgccaaaattggcgactgatttcggtCGCCAATTTGGATAATATTGCGTCGCCCGTGGATTTCATACGGATTTTTGGATAAAAAggtatagtcgccaaattggcgacggataGTGGTCGcccgttttttttttcctgtcgccaatttggcgactgtagtATGTCTGTCGCTTTTATCGTGTTTTCTTGTAGTGACATTTGTATAGAATAAACAAAAGTTTAAGCCCAATATTTGAAAATAATCAAACCTGTTTACTATTAAGGCCCAATTTGTAGTTGATGGGGATTTGAGCGGAAAAATTTCTagtttcacctattcatttagtaagggtcctgctatacgtcgtcgacaaattactaaatatcgtcgacaattaacgtaaatttccaagtttgccctccatatcataactccatatccgtctcaccaaaatgcaatttccgtctcaaaacacAAATgccatttccgtctcactaaaacacaagtcaccgtctcactaaaaaatttcaaacaaaaaaagaagccgggttttgtaattaacaaacatgaacgggaacgattttaacaacgattccaacaatgaagctagtaacgaggttagtatacgatttagttttgttaaaaatttatgttttattatcgtttgaatcccgaattaggatagatgccatgaatgtagacggaattatgatagtttttgtgacggatttatttgaaaaagcaattgaaaaaaaaaaaaaaaaaaaaaaaaaaaattacacggACTGGGCCTGGacgaagaaatttttcgtccagcCCAGGTATTGgacgaaaaattccttcgtccataatgggccttggacgaaggaatttttcgtcCAATACCTTTGGACGAAAAATTCCTTCGCCCAAGGCCCATTATGGACGAAGGAATTTTTAAATCGGGCCCAAATCcgtgtatttttttttattttttttttcatttttttttgtttccgactcgttttgtataaaataattaatttccgtctttgtattatatttttttagttttTATAGTTTCCGACAATTCAAacaattaatttccgtctttatattatattttatctttaatatttccgactcgttgtgtataaaataattaaataccgtttttgtattataaaacaattgaattaattaattaccgtctttatattaaatttttatctttaatatttccgactcgttttgtataaaataactaattaccGTCTTTGTAtcatttttatattatttgttaTTTATTCCGACTCGTTCCgtttcaaataattaattaataactaattTATCGAAATGCGTGCGCAGGTGATTAACGATGGAGACGGTATTGATTACTCAGATCATTTTACGACGCGATTTTTTGCATCTAGTAATCTTGAAGCGTTTAATTGGGCATATGAGATCGGGCTCGactcgggtttggtataaaaaagcaagcaacaagaaagttggtcgtaacacgaatttgagacaacgttattttgtttgtcggatgggtggaaaaggtcccgtaaataaggatgccgattctttaatgaggggtaacacggctaccgcgtggtgcaattgcaaattttcaatgaaagttgttgaattagaagagaataagtggcagcttgtgatgagatccgggtttcataatcatggtttaacgttgtattgtgacggcgacaGATACTTTGCAAAGTTTGATGACGGGGAGTTGGCTTATATCGATGCCCAAGTTAGAGCTCACGCTAGACCGGCTATTATTAGTGCGGGTTTGCATCAGCGGAATCCGGAAAAGTCAAGACCTAATCGGCGACAAATCTACAACCGTTCTCAGAAAGTAAGGGTCGAGGAAAGAGATGGGAGAAACCCGGCACAAAAGATGTTAGCACTTGCGGTTCAGCATAAGTACGTTCATTATTGGGTCACTGATGAGGAGACCGATGAGCTAACCCACGTGTTCATGGCTCATCCAGAAGCCGTTAAGATGTTTCGATCATACTATTATGTGGTACAGATCGATTCCACGTACAAGACAAAT from Silene latifolia isolate original U9 population chromosome 2, ASM4854445v1, whole genome shotgun sequence encodes the following:
- the LOC141641771 gene encoding uncharacterized protein LOC141641771 codes for the protein MILDPNGLWFRSQTVVRGVTNSTQENMTHGVTCWSNASDEDKEMWFNNFRRVFYWPTDLERLVWQRYNDIGKKRLRDNMYKVSKRKKAPSFMKGSSYEEYTKYRNSPEFKEASARNKINRKGGDKDAEVEPTHYGGSQSFHDRVVLDTKKNKGKVPTIVDLFVDTHAKKTSKGKLIFAKEKDQQLYEQFLVRRKNNPEIDDNELWFDLVEGFQRGDVYGAGSAKEIFYPPTRRRGSISSQQQPYTPSVVSVLQAQLAAGRGGMPRGRGGMPREIFEIREDEG